A genomic stretch from Deltaproteobacteria bacterium includes:
- a CDS encoding phenylacetate--CoA ligase family protein has translation MKPARKLNEFLVGNLLFPATSNLFNRKKILSNYRAFRKSEWYSPERLAEIQTDSLKRLVDYAYNWIPFYRTRFDDIGMKPGDIRTLEDISSIPPVTRQDVIEHHHLMVDKRFVKSALFADQGSRKAGAPIPFAPLRKNRLVRNTSSGSTGAPTVFYEDGSRTAMNWAHELRFRNWFDIGPGTREARFARLSTDFMPNSRDFLFRKYFWNQLVLPGLNLAEEDYDICHRSLMEYRPGVFWGSTSALIGFARYVKDHEIDFAPYRPELIITWAAPMYEHEEALMREVFQCHVTNIYGAREVGHIACRCPEGSYHINQEVLLVEQEEIMSDGHGAGEILVTTLDTTIMPFIRYRMGDIGRVSRDRDKCSCGRTLQTLENLLGRTGEVFTTKDGRMISLIFWCDAFMNPALSEKIVRFQVIYKANDDIRIILVKGNGFKQDTENELYRFLRDNFSEDIKISFQYADEIKPRISGKYQMVVNEMETRS, from the coding sequence ATGAAGCCGGCAAGGAAATTAAATGAATTTCTGGTTGGCAACCTTCTTTTTCCGGCCACCAGCAATCTTTTTAACCGTAAAAAGATCCTTTCCAACTACAGGGCATTCAGGAAATCTGAATGGTATTCCCCCGAGCGCTTAGCCGAGATCCAGACCGATAGCCTGAAAAGATTGGTCGATTATGCCTACAATTGGATCCCTTTCTACCGAACCAGGTTCGATGATATCGGCATGAAGCCCGGAGACATCAGAACCCTTGAGGACATCAGTTCCATCCCTCCGGTAACCCGGCAGGATGTCATCGAACATCATCACCTCATGGTGGACAAACGGTTTGTCAAGTCGGCTCTCTTTGCCGATCAGGGCTCACGGAAAGCAGGCGCCCCTATCCCCTTCGCTCCACTCAGGAAAAACCGTCTGGTTCGCAACACCTCAAGCGGCTCTACCGGCGCTCCGACAGTCTTTTACGAGGATGGTTCCCGCACCGCGATGAACTGGGCTCACGAACTGCGGTTCAGAAACTGGTTTGATATCGGCCCGGGTACCAGGGAAGCCCGTTTCGCCAGATTGTCCACCGATTTTATGCCCAACAGCCGTGATTTTTTGTTCCGGAAATATTTCTGGAACCAGCTGGTCTTGCCCGGGCTCAACCTTGCGGAGGAGGATTACGACATATGCCACAGGAGCCTTATGGAATACAGACCCGGGGTATTCTGGGGATCCACGTCCGCTCTCATCGGTTTTGCCCGGTATGTCAAGGACCATGAAATCGACTTTGCCCCTTACCGACCGGAACTGATCATTACCTGGGCAGCTCCAATGTACGAACACGAGGAGGCACTTATGAGGGAAGTTTTTCAGTGTCACGTAACGAACATTTATGGAGCACGGGAGGTAGGACACATTGCCTGCCGATGCCCTGAGGGGAGTTACCATATCAATCAGGAGGTCCTGCTGGTTGAGCAGGAAGAGATTATGTCGGATGGTCATGGCGCTGGAGAGATCCTGGTCACGACCCTGGACACGACGATCATGCCCTTTATCCGCTACCGGATGGGGGACATCGGCAGGGTCTCCAGAGACAGAGACAAATGTTCCTGCGGGAGGACCCTCCAGACGCTGGAGAACCTCCTGGGCCGCACGGGTGAAGTTTTTACCACAAAAGATGGCCGCATGATCTCACTCATCTTCTGGTGTGATGCATTCATGAACCCGGCGCTCAGCGAAAAGATTGTCCGTTTCCAGGTGATTTACAAAGCCAACGATGACATCAGGATAATACTCGTCAAAGGTAATGGTTTCAAACAGGATACGGAAAATGAACTATATCGGTTCCTCCGGGACAACTTCAGTGAAGATATAAAGATCTCTTTCCAGTATGCTGATGAGATCAAACCACGAATTTCCGGAAAATATCAGATGGTTGTCAATGAAATGGAGACCCGGTCATGA
- a CDS encoding VOC family protein: MKIYEVLTRIFLNPEEIDSTISFYENLFGQKCKLRFKYPEKGLELASVGSFLLISGSTNHLKPFRDTKVTLLVDSIDDLKEFLQEQGATILEEPKSVPTGRNMRVKHIDGLVVEYIEHNAADCP; the protein is encoded by the coding sequence ATGAAAATTTACGAAGTTCTTACCAGGATTTTCTTAAATCCTGAAGAGATAGATAGCACTATTTCCTTCTATGAAAATCTTTTTGGACAAAAATGCAAATTACGGTTCAAATATCCTGAAAAAGGACTTGAACTAGCTTCAGTTGGTTCATTCTTGCTGATTTCAGGTTCAACAAATCACTTGAAACCATTCAGAGATACAAAAGTAACCTTATTGGTTGATTCAATTGATGATTTAAAGGAATTCCTTCAGGAACAGGGAGCAACCATATTGGAAGAACCGAAATCGGTCCCTACGGGAAGAAATATGCGAGTAAAGCATATAGATGGCTTGGTCGTTGAATATATTGAACACAACGCAGCAGATTGCCCATAA
- a CDS encoding DUF1697 domain-containing protein, producing the protein MKYISILRGINVSGQKKIKMIELKLLYESLGFQNVVTYIQSGNVIFDASDKNKSNIKTLIEEAIEKKYKFHVSVEIRTKREIGNIIKNSPFGPVDLVEDGTKVLVTFLCTKPDKVKISNVLNYVVLPEKLVVKGKEVYLYCPNGYGKSKLSNTFLENKLGVKATTRNWKSVHKIYELLV; encoded by the coding sequence ATGAAATATATTTCGATACTTCGTGGGATAAACGTCAGTGGGCAAAAGAAGATAAAAATGATCGAGCTGAAATTATTGTATGAGTCATTGGGTTTTCAAAATGTGGTGACTTACATTCAGAGTGGTAATGTAATATTTGACGCAAGTGATAAAAATAAATCTAATATAAAAACGTTGATAGAAGAAGCTATAGAAAAGAAGTACAAATTTCATGTGTCTGTAGAAATTCGTACAAAACGAGAGATTGGGAACATTATTAAAAATAGTCCTTTTGGTCCTGTTGATCTAGTAGAAGATGGTACAAAGGTATTAGTAACGTTTCTATGCACTAAGCCGGATAAAGTTAAGATTTCAAATGTACTGAACTATGTTGTTTTACCCGAAAAGTTGGTTGTTAAAGGGAAAGAGGTATACCTATATTGCCCTAATGGCTACGGGAAAAGTAAGCTGTCAAACACCTTTCTCGAGAACAAACTAGGGGTTAAGGCTACCACTAGAAACTGGAAGTCAGTGCATAAAATATATGAATTGTTAGTGTAG